A region from the Thermodesulfobacteriota bacterium genome encodes:
- a CDS encoding ATP-binding protein, giving the protein MKKIKELSGQDVYRRFELKKLGFKTTDELLPCKEFIGQERSYKAIEFGLGMEYGGYNLYLAGPPGVGKKSVINEILTKLAKEKPTPPDWCYVFNMHEPSEPKAIRFPTGMGKVFKKDMEELLELMKSEIPKAFEKKEFEEQRMNIMSEFQRNKNIIFDDLHKKASEESMQLQFSPTGVLTIPLFRGKPLTQEDYNKLNEDQKEDIRRRKERIEEEIGKSIKQARKLEKEAMDKVKELENKVALFSVRDILDHIREKYNSYPDVIDYLDMVQKHMLENIDVFLPDSGRDVSGALPFKIPQQQPTFTEYKVNVFIDNSNTEGAPLIFESNPTYTNLFGIIEKESRFGVLATDFTMIHPGSIAKANGGYLVADALDILKYPFVWDTLKKVLENQELRIEDVYQQYGLITTVGLRPEPIKLNLKVIMLGSPFIYHLLYAYDEDFKKLFKVKADFDTVVEIENNTLSQYAGSIKTICDSDNLKQFDRSGVEAVIEYSCRLAGDQNKLSVDFGSISKIVKEAGYWSSLDNKNKYVSRTHVEKAIEEKVYRSSMIEEKIQDLINKGIILVDTDGEVVGQINGLSVYNLGDYSFGKPSRITCETYMGMEGVVNIERQAKLSGSIHDKGVLILSGYLGTKYAQKKPLSLSATLAFEQSYEMIEGDSASVAELVALISSLSGIPIKQCFAITGSVNQKGQIQPIGGVNEKVEGFFHVCKANGLTGQHGVIIPHQNVRNLMLKREVVEEIEGRKFHIYPVKTVDEATEILTGVEAGKKGPDGKFKKGTVNYLVDKRLMELAEDYRKFARRNQRKPEVRA; this is encoded by the coding sequence ATGAAGAAAATCAAAGAACTATCGGGACAGGATGTCTACCGGAGGTTCGAATTAAAAAAACTCGGATTTAAAACAACAGATGAACTATTACCCTGTAAAGAGTTCATTGGACAAGAGAGATCATACAAGGCTATCGAATTTGGTCTAGGAATGGAATATGGGGGCTACAATCTCTATCTAGCGGGTCCACCCGGAGTGGGGAAAAAGAGTGTAATAAATGAAATACTAACAAAGCTGGCTAAAGAAAAACCAACCCCACCCGATTGGTGCTATGTCTTTAACATGCACGAGCCGAGTGAACCAAAGGCAATTCGCTTCCCGACCGGCATGGGAAAGGTTTTCAAAAAGGACATGGAAGAACTCCTGGAGTTAATGAAGTCCGAAATACCCAAGGCATTTGAGAAAAAGGAATTTGAAGAGCAGAGAATGAATATAATGAGCGAGTTCCAGAGAAATAAGAACATCATTTTTGACGATCTTCATAAGAAGGCCTCAGAGGAAAGCATGCAGTTACAGTTTAGCCCGACGGGAGTTTTAACAATACCCCTATTTAGAGGAAAACCACTAACTCAGGAAGATTACAATAAACTGAACGAGGATCAAAAAGAGGATATAAGACGAAGAAAAGAAAGAATCGAAGAGGAAATTGGTAAATCAATAAAACAGGCTAGGAAACTTGAAAAAGAGGCGATGGATAAGGTTAAAGAACTCGAGAATAAAGTCGCGCTCTTCTCCGTTAGAGATATCCTCGATCACATCAGAGAGAAATACAATTCCTATCCAGATGTGATTGACTACCTAGATATGGTTCAAAAGCACATGCTTGAAAATATAGATGTCTTCCTCCCTGATAGCGGCCGAGATGTCAGCGGGGCACTACCCTTCAAGATTCCCCAGCAACAACCCACCTTTACGGAGTATAAAGTCAATGTCTTCATAGATAACTCAAACACAGAAGGTGCACCATTGATTTTTGAGTCAAATCCCACTTATACAAATCTATTCGGGATAATTGAAAAAGAGTCGAGGTTTGGTGTACTGGCAACCGATTTTACAATGATCCACCCGGGTTCCATTGCAAAGGCGAATGGAGGATATCTTGTCGCAGACGCGCTAGATATCCTGAAATATCCCTTTGTATGGGACACCCTAAAAAAGGTCTTAGAAAATCAAGAATTACGTATAGAAGATGTTTATCAGCAATATGGATTGATTACTACGGTAGGTCTGAGACCAGAACCGATTAAGCTAAATTTGAAGGTCATAATGTTAGGAAGTCCATTTATTTATCATCTCTTATATGCATATGATGAAGACTTTAAAAAGCTATTTAAAGTCAAAGCCGATTTTGACACCGTTGTTGAGATCGAGAATAATACCCTCTCTCAATACGCCGGTAGTATCAAGACAATTTGTGACAGCGATAACCTAAAGCAGTTTGACAGAAGCGGAGTAGAAGCCGTAATTGAATATTCGTGCAGGCTTGCCGGTGATCAAAATAAATTATCTGTAGACTTCGGCTCAATCTCTAAGATCGTTAAGGAGGCAGGTTACTGGTCGAGTTTAGATAACAAAAATAAATATGTTTCCAGAACGCATGTGGAAAAAGCGATTGAAGAAAAAGTATATAGATCGAGTATGATTGAAGAAAAGATTCAAGACCTGATAAATAAGGGGATAATTCTTGTAGATACTGACGGAGAAGTTGTAGGCCAGATTAATGGTCTTTCCGTATACAATTTGGGTGATTACTCGTTCGGAAAACCCTCGAGAATTACCTGTGAGACCTACATGGGGATGGAAGGAGTTGTGAACATAGAAAGACAGGCTAAGCTAAGTGGGAGCATACACGATAAGGGTGTCCTTATACTAAGTGGTTATTTAGGGACGAAATACGCTCAGAAAAAACCGCTAAGTCTATCAGCAACCCTGGCGTTTGAGCAGAGCTACGAAATGATTGAAGGAGATAGCGCCTCTGTGGCAGAACTGGTCGCCCTCATCTCGAGCTTATCCGGCATTCCAATCAAACAGTGCTTTGCCATTACGGGATCAGTAAATCAGAAGGGACAGATTCAGCCGATCGGTGGGGTCAATGAAAAAGTGGAGGGTTTCTTTCATGTATGCAAGGCAAATGGCTTAACAGGTCAGCATGGTGTCATAATTCCCCACCAGAACGTAAGAAACCTTATGCTGAAAAGGGAGGTTGTGGAAGAAATAGAAGGTCGGAAATTTCACATATA